In the genome of Rhodamnia argentea isolate NSW1041297 chromosome 3, ASM2092103v1, whole genome shotgun sequence, one region contains:
- the LOC115727281 gene encoding 2-oxoglutarate-dependent dioxygenase ecdK isoform X2, which translates to MAAALKLPIIDLSSPDRLSSATSIRQACIEYGFFYLVNHGVKEELLTKVLEESNKFFSLPLEEKMKLARKEHRGYTPLYAEILDPSSNSKGDPKESYYIGPLEDSSHQKNLNQWPPEDMMPSWKSTMESYFREVESVGRKLLSLIATSLNLENDFFEKIGALNKPSAFLRLLHYPGEVMISEEEICGASAHSDYGMVTLLATDGVPGLQVCRDKDNHQRCWEDVPHINGAFIVNIGDMMERWTNCLFRWLFSLIQTKIVW; encoded by the exons ATGGCGGCGGCTCTGAAACTTCCAATCATAGACTTGTCTTCGCCGGACCGCCTGTCCTCCGCCACTTCAATACGCCAG GCTTGTATAGAGTATGGCTTCTTTTACCTGGTGAATCATGGCGTTAAGGAAGAGTTGCTCACCAAAGTGCTCGAGGAAAGCAATAAGTTCTTCTCATTACCcttggaagagaaaatgaaattggCTCGGAAGGAACATAGAGGCTACACTCCCTTGTATGCTGAGATCCTAGACCCTTCCTCAAACTccaaag GTGACCCAAAAGAGAGTTACTACATTGGCCCTCTAGAAGATTCTTCGCATCAAAAGAATCTGAACCAATGGCCTCCTGAAG ATATGATGCCATCTTGGAAATCTACAATGGAATCCTACTTCAGAGAAGTAGA GTCTGTAGGGAGAAAGCTTCTCTCTTTGATTGCTACGTCACTGAACCTGGAGAATGACTTCTTTGAGAAAATAGGGGCTTTAAACAAACCTAGCGCATTCCTTCGTCTTCTACACTATCCAG GTGAAGTAATGATTTCCGAAGAAGAAATTTGTGGTGCATCTGCACATTCTGATTATGGAATGGTCACTCTACTGGCAACTGATGGAGTTCCAGGGCTGCAG GTCTGCAGAGATAAAGATAACCACCAGCGATGCTGGGAGGATGTTCCTCATATAAATGG GGCATTCATTGTAAATATTGGCGACATGATGGAGAGGTGGACTAACTGTTTGTTCAG ATGGCTTTTTTCTTTGATCCAAACGAAGATTGTGTGGTAG
- the LOC115727281 gene encoding 2-oxoglutarate-Fe(II) type oxidoreductase hxnY isoform X1, with translation MAAALKLPIIDLSSPDRLSSATSIRQACIEYGFFYLVNHGVKEELLTKVLEESNKFFSLPLEEKMKLARKEHRGYTPLYAEILDPSSNSKGDPKESYYIGPLEDSSHQKNLNQWPPEDMMPSWKSTMESYFREVESVGRKLLSLIATSLNLENDFFEKIGALNKPSAFLRLLHYPGEVMISEEEICGASAHSDYGMVTLLATDGVPGLQVCRDKDNHQRCWEDVPHINGAFIVNIGDMMERWTNCLFRSTLHRVMPAGQERYSMAFFFDPNEDCVVECLKSCCSDLFPPRFPPIRSGEYLRERFRLTYGA, from the exons ATGGCGGCGGCTCTGAAACTTCCAATCATAGACTTGTCTTCGCCGGACCGCCTGTCCTCCGCCACTTCAATACGCCAG GCTTGTATAGAGTATGGCTTCTTTTACCTGGTGAATCATGGCGTTAAGGAAGAGTTGCTCACCAAAGTGCTCGAGGAAAGCAATAAGTTCTTCTCATTACCcttggaagagaaaatgaaattggCTCGGAAGGAACATAGAGGCTACACTCCCTTGTATGCTGAGATCCTAGACCCTTCCTCAAACTccaaag GTGACCCAAAAGAGAGTTACTACATTGGCCCTCTAGAAGATTCTTCGCATCAAAAGAATCTGAACCAATGGCCTCCTGAAG ATATGATGCCATCTTGGAAATCTACAATGGAATCCTACTTCAGAGAAGTAGA GTCTGTAGGGAGAAAGCTTCTCTCTTTGATTGCTACGTCACTGAACCTGGAGAATGACTTCTTTGAGAAAATAGGGGCTTTAAACAAACCTAGCGCATTCCTTCGTCTTCTACACTATCCAG GTGAAGTAATGATTTCCGAAGAAGAAATTTGTGGTGCATCTGCACATTCTGATTATGGAATGGTCACTCTACTGGCAACTGATGGAGTTCCAGGGCTGCAG GTCTGCAGAGATAAAGATAACCACCAGCGATGCTGGGAGGATGTTCCTCATATAAATGG GGCATTCATTGTAAATATTGGCGACATGATGGAGAGGTGGACTAACTGTTTGTTCAG GTCAACACTTCACAGAGTGATGCCAGCGGGACAAGAACGCTATTCA ATGGCTTTTTTCTTTGATCCAAACGAAGATTGTGTGGTAGAGTGCTTAAAAAGTTGCTGCAGTGACTTGTTTCCTCCAAG GTTTCCTCCGATTCGGAGTGGAGAATACTTGAGAGAACGGTTCCGGCTCACATATGGAGCGTAG
- the LOC115727298 gene encoding O-fucosyltransferase 30, whose product MNTIVALAGRSPNPWPRKKPGSTPRSPSLLSCTVSLFAVLFLFVFFYFSYARVSTSPSLLRGSLQASRPSRCEPRIRALGQRFLSYAPHSGFSNQLSEFKNAIVMAAILNRTLVVPPVLDHHAVALGSCPKFRVLSGREIRLAVWESAMELLRAGRYISMADIIDISSLVSSSMIRTIDFRVFVSLWCGVNIDLACNNQATGQSPLFASLKQCGSFLSGFNGNVDECFYSVDEDCRSTVWTYQNGNDGVLDSFQPDEQLKRKKKITYARRRRNVYKALGPGSQADSAALLAFGSLFTSAYKGSQLYFDIHEAPKDQRIQSIIEKIEFLPFVPQILHAGKEFALTTIKAPFLCAQLRLLDGQFKNHRKTTFLTLKEKVESLRQNGPLPVHIFVMTDLPEDNWSRTYLGDLAADVDNFKLHFLQEEDELFIRTAKELAVGGHGLRVGFVANSFARMDKLQKQCSPRILADVLLYIEEVICSCASLGFVGTAGSTIAESIELMRKHDVCSS is encoded by the exons ATGAACACCATCGTCGCTCTCGCCGGTCGATCTCCGAACCCATGGCCGAGGAAGAAACCCGGCTCCACCCCACGAtccccctctctcctctcctgcACTGTCTCCCTCTTCGCCGTTCTCTTCTTGTTCGTCTTCTTCTACTTCTCCTACGCTCGCGTCTCCACTTCGCCTTCGCTCCTCCGAGGCTCGCTCCAGGCGTCGCGCCCCTCACGGTGCGAGCCCCGGATTCGAGCCCTAGGGCAGAGGTTCCTGTCCTACGCGCCTCACAGCGGGTTCAGCAACCAGCTCTCCGAGTTCAAGAACGCGATCGTGATGGCCGCGATCCTCAACCGGACGCTGGTGGTCCCGCCGGTCCTGGACCACCACGCCGTCGCTCTCGGCAGCTGCCCGAAGTTCCGGGTTCTGAGCGGGAGGGAGATTCGGCTCGCTGTCTGGGAGAGCGCAATGGAGCTTTTGAGGGCTGGGAG GTATATTTCTATGGCTGACATCATTGATATTTCATCCTTAGTTTCTTCTTCAATGATCAGAACGATTGATTTCAGAGTTTTTGTATCGCTATGGTGTGGGGTGAACATAGACTTGGCTTGCAACAATCAGGCCACTGGCCAGTCCCCTTTGTTTGCTAGCTTAAAGCAATGTGGATCTTTTCTCTCTGGGTTTAATGGTAATGTCGACGAGTGTTTCTATTCAGTGGATGAAGACTGTAGAAGCACAGTTTGGACATACCAAAATGGCAACGACGGAGTGTTAGACTCATTTCAACCTGATGAACagttgaagagaaaaaagaagataacaTATGCTAGGAGGCGCCGCAATGTGTATAAGGCACTTGGACCTGGTTCTCAAGCCGATTCAGCTGCTCTTCTGGCCTTTGGAAGCCTCTTCACATCTGCATATAAGGGTTCGCAGCTTTACTTTGATATACACGAAGCTCCAAAGGATCAGAGAATACAGTCgataattgagaaaattgaatttctcccTTTTGTCCCTCAAATTCTCCATGCTGGAAAGGAATTTGCTCTTACAACCATTAAGGCCCCTTTTCTTTGTGCGCAGCTGAGATTGTTAGACGGGCAATTCAAGAACCACCGGAAAACTACTTTCCTAACCTTAAAAGAAAAGGTTGAGTCTCTGAGGCAGAATGGACCTCTGCCTGTTCATATTTTTGTGATGACTGATCTTCCAGAAGATAACTGGAGCAGAACTTACTTGGGAGATTTGGCCGCAGACGTTGACAATTTTAAGCTTCATTTTctgcaagaagaagatgagctaTTTATTCGAACAGCAAAAGAACTTGCAGTTGGGGGGCATGGCCTGAGAGTTGGGTTTGTTGCAAATAGTTTTGCACGAATGGACAAGCTCCAAAAGCAATGCTCTCCTCGCATATTAGCTGATGTCCTTCTGTACATAGAGGAAGTGATTTGCAGCTGTGCTTCTCTAGGTTTTGTTGGGACAGCTGGATCGACTATTGCTGAGAGCATAGAGTTGATGAGAAAACACGATGTCTGTTCAAGTTAA